A DNA window from Macrobrachium rosenbergii isolate ZJJX-2024 chromosome 41, ASM4041242v1, whole genome shotgun sequence contains the following coding sequences:
- the LOC136826816 gene encoding cancer-related nucleoside-triphosphatase isoform X2 — protein MASTCRHVVVTGPPGVGKTTLVQKVVKGLQNAGLPCYGFVTQEIRQGGRRSGFDIVTLDGKSAILSRVKPDSGGKRECRVGQYVVDVPSFESLALPVLNKTSDGHILVLDEIGKMEMFSQKFVSGVRQVMGQSLSTVLTTIPVPKGRPIPLVEEIRNRKDILLINLSRENRDDPSLEAQIIGCLSASLQKK, from the exons ATGGCATCTACCTGTAGACATGTTGTGGTTACTGGTCCACCAG gtgttGGTAAAACTACTTTAGTACAAAAGGTAGTTAAAGGCTTGCAGAATGCTGGTTTGCCATGTTATGGTTTTGTAACACAAGAAATCCGGCAGGGAGGCCGGCGCTCAGGATTTGACATAGTTACACTGGATGGGAAATCTGCAATATTATCAAGAGTCAA GCCTGACAGTGGTGGTAAGCGGGAATGCCGTGTCGGACAGTATGTTGTAGATGTGCCTTCTTTTGAATCTCTTGCACTACCTGTTTTGAATAAG ACAAGTGATGGTCATATTTTGGTCCTGGATGAGAttggaaaaatggaaatgtttagtCAAAAGTTTGTGTCAGGAGTACGTCAGGTAATGGGCCAGTCTTTATCAACAGTGTTAACTACAATTCCTGTTCCTAAAGGAAGACCTATTCCTTTGGTTGAAGAGATTAGAAATCGCAAGGATATTTTGCTAATAAAT CTCTCTCGAGAAAATAGAGATGATCCAAGTCTAGAAGCACAGATTATAGGTTGCCTTTCAGCATctcttcaaaagaaatga
- the LOC136826816 gene encoding cancer-related nucleoside-triphosphatase homolog isoform X1: protein MASTCRHVVVTGPPGVGKTTLVQKVVKGLQNAGLPCYGFVTQEIRQGGRRSGFDIVTLDGKSAILSRVKPDSGGKRECRVGQYVVDVPSFESLALPVLNKTSDGHILVLDEIGKMEMFSQKFVSGVRQVMGQSLSTVLTTIPVPKGRPIPLVEEIRNRKDILLINEIYRKVQHTLQMALESIFSSLEKIEMIQV, encoded by the exons ATGGCATCTACCTGTAGACATGTTGTGGTTACTGGTCCACCAG gtgttGGTAAAACTACTTTAGTACAAAAGGTAGTTAAAGGCTTGCAGAATGCTGGTTTGCCATGTTATGGTTTTGTAACACAAGAAATCCGGCAGGGAGGCCGGCGCTCAGGATTTGACATAGTTACACTGGATGGGAAATCTGCAATATTATCAAGAGTCAA GCCTGACAGTGGTGGTAAGCGGGAATGCCGTGTCGGACAGTATGTTGTAGATGTGCCTTCTTTTGAATCTCTTGCACTACCTGTTTTGAATAAG ACAAGTGATGGTCATATTTTGGTCCTGGATGAGAttggaaaaatggaaatgtttagtCAAAAGTTTGTGTCAGGAGTACGTCAGGTAATGGGCCAGTCTTTATCAACAGTGTTAACTACAATTCCTGTTCCTAAAGGAAGACCTATTCCTTTGGTTGAAGAGATTAGAAATCGCAAGGATATTTTGCTAATAAAT gaaatatatagaaaagttCAACACACTCTCCAAATGGCTTTGGAAAGCATTTTCAG CTCTCTCGAGAAAATAGAGATGATCCAAGTCTAG